One Lactobacillus sp. CBA3606 DNA segment encodes these proteins:
- the phoU gene encoding phosphate signaling complex protein PhoU: protein MRRLFDDELNDIDANFTEMGMMVSETIEKAVKAFIDHDRDLAQEIIDNDAKINEREVELEQKSFEMIALYQPVTSDLREIVTILKAVSELERMADYARNIAHATIRVKGHVRVPEIEAQLSEMGNRVRKMVEEMLAAYVKSDDLAARKVAAKDAKVGEMYDKINEKGISKMERHPETVIGSTDYLNVASYLLRIGALVTNVGEWIVYLNTGKIIELNPESSNLV, encoded by the coding sequence ATGCGACGACTATTTGATGATGAATTAAATGATATTGATGCTAATTTCACTGAAATGGGAATGATGGTTAGTGAAACCATTGAAAAAGCGGTGAAAGCTTTTATTGACCATGATCGTGATTTAGCCCAAGAAATCATTGATAATGATGCCAAAATTAATGAACGTGAAGTTGAGTTGGAACAAAAATCATTTGAAATGATTGCTTTATACCAACCTGTCACTTCTGATTTACGTGAAATTGTAACGATTTTAAAGGCTGTTTCAGAATTAGAACGGATGGCTGATTATGCCCGGAACATTGCACATGCGACGATTCGGGTTAAAGGACATGTACGCGTCCCTGAAATTGAAGCGCAGTTATCTGAGATGGGGAATCGGGTCCGTAAAATGGTCGAAGAGATGTTAGCGGCCTATGTTAAAAGCGATGATTTGGCAGCCCGTAAAGTTGCGGCCAAGGATGCTAAAGTTGGTGAAATGTACGATAAAATCAACGAAAAAGGAATTTCGAAGATGGAACGCCATCCAGAAACTGTGATTGGATCGACCGATTATCTTAATGTTGCGAGTTATTTGTTACGAATCGGTGCATTGGTCACTAATGTTGGTGAATGGATCGTTTACTTGAATACCGGAAAAATCATAGAATTGAATCCAGAAAGTTCGAATTTAGTTTAG
- a CDS encoding glycosyl hydrolase family 8, translating to MHSKWLGWWLLLPLVLLGLSGCKKEVTVKPPTQAPTAFKLKSQYATTTDQQQARSLVKFIKRGLLTPQGLYTNYVDTVKRSSGAATGHELLSESAGMWLQYLVTTSQWHQFRTFYQATKKTFDDHGQFSYRYDPRSKKRYRVNATLDDLRIIRALLAYDQMHHTTHYRQEATARYQTLINTSIKDGHLVDYYDMKTGKAATTGSLAYFDLQTLKYFEQNSKAGRTAYQHQLTVVKGGYLGDVFPLYAKNYQWTTSQYSDASLNTSEALETLLHLAEVGQLKATSQHWLVQRLQQRNLANGYTTTGTVSVNGESAANYALAAMIFAAVHDRPHYQQAMRQVWRLQVTTSTSAIFGGIGDAKTHQAYSYSNLTALNAAFK from the coding sequence ATGCATAGCAAGTGGTTAGGGTGGTGGCTATTATTGCCGCTAGTGTTGCTAGGATTAAGTGGTTGTAAAAAAGAAGTGACGGTTAAGCCCCCAACGCAGGCACCGACTGCTTTTAAACTGAAAAGTCAGTATGCGACTACGACGGATCAACAACAGGCGCGTTCATTAGTTAAGTTCATTAAACGTGGACTTTTGACGCCGCAAGGGTTGTATACCAACTATGTGGATACGGTGAAACGATCGTCTGGGGCCGCTACGGGGCATGAATTATTGAGCGAATCTGCTGGGATGTGGTTACAGTATTTAGTGACAACTAGTCAGTGGCACCAGTTTCGAACCTTTTATCAAGCCACTAAAAAAACATTCGATGATCATGGTCAATTTAGTTATCGCTATGACCCCCGTTCTAAAAAACGTTATCGCGTTAATGCCACGCTGGATGATCTACGGATCATTCGCGCGCTATTAGCGTACGATCAAATGCATCATACGACGCATTATCGGCAAGAAGCGACCGCACGCTATCAAACCTTAATTAATACCAGTATTAAGGATGGTCATCTGGTTGATTATTATGATATGAAGACTGGTAAAGCGGCCACAACGGGGAGTCTAGCTTACTTCGATTTACAAACATTAAAATATTTTGAACAAAACAGTAAAGCCGGTCGTACAGCCTATCAACATCAATTAACGGTGGTCAAAGGTGGTTATCTAGGCGATGTATTCCCGCTATATGCTAAGAACTATCAATGGACGACTAGCCAGTATAGTGATGCATCGCTTAATACCTCTGAAGCCTTGGAAACGTTATTGCATTTGGCCGAAGTAGGTCAACTTAAAGCAACCAGTCAACACTGGTTAGTACAACGATTGCAACAACGTAATTTGGCTAATGGTTATACGACAACTGGCACGGTTAGTGTTAACGGTGAATCAGCGGCCAATTATGCATTAGCGGCCATGATTTTTGCAGCGGTACATGATCGACCACATTATCAACAAGCAATGCGGCAAGTCTGGCGGTTACAAGTGACAACCTCAACGTCAGCCATATTTGGCGGCATTGGTGATGCGAAAACGCACCAGGCGTACTCTTACAGCAATTTAACTGCTTTGAATGCCGCTTTTAAATAA
- a CDS encoding phage holin family protein — MGFWKRIIINTVLFIAIAGFFKSDFHVANVWIALLASFVLAVLNAAVKPVLLLLSLPITLLTLGLFSIVINGLMLQLTSYFVGKTSFGFSSFGMAVLVSVLMSLANVIVSNFLAKRDVNGE; from the coding sequence GTGGGTTTTTGGAAACGAATTATAATTAATACCGTATTATTTATTGCCATTGCTGGCTTTTTTAAGAGTGATTTCCATGTTGCCAATGTGTGGATTGCTTTATTGGCAAGTTTTGTTTTAGCAGTCTTAAACGCAGCGGTTAAACCCGTGCTACTGTTATTATCATTACCGATTACGTTATTGACCTTAGGGTTATTCAGTATTGTGATCAATGGTTTGATGCTCCAACTGACGTCTTATTTTGTCGGCAAAACCAGTTTTGGATTTTCCAGTTTTGGAATGGCCGTCTTAGTGTCGGTTTTAATGTCCTTGGCAAATGTGATTGTTTCTAATTTTTTAGCTAAGCGTGATGTAAATGGTGAATAA
- the galU gene encoding UTP--glucose-1-phosphate uridylyltransferase GalU translates to MSKVRKAVIPAAGLGTRFLPATKAMPKEMLPIVDKPTIQFIVDEARKSGIEDIVIVTGKSKRSIEDYYDSNPELEDNLRAKHKEEMLKLVQETTDINLYFIRQSHPRGLGDAVLTAKAFVGDEPFVVMLGDDLMEDKVPLTKQLMDSYDQTHASTLAVMKVPHDDVSKYGVINPESEKAPGLYNVNNFVEKPSPEDAPSDLAIIGRYLLTPEIFDVLEHQKPGKGNEIQLTDAIDTLNKTQRVFAHEFKGTRHDVGYKFGYLKTTIEYGLTHPDVKDDLRAYIKDLGTKLTKADANKPATKKTTK, encoded by the coding sequence ATGTCTAAAGTTAGAAAAGCAGTTATTCCCGCCGCTGGTTTAGGAACTCGTTTCTTACCAGCTACTAAAGCAATGCCCAAGGAAATGCTGCCAATTGTTGATAAGCCAACGATTCAATTCATCGTTGATGAAGCACGGAAGTCTGGTATTGAAGATATTGTGATTGTTACGGGTAAGAGCAAGCGGAGTATCGAAGACTACTATGATTCAAATCCAGAACTGGAAGATAATTTACGGGCTAAGCACAAGGAAGAAATGTTAAAACTCGTTCAAGAAACGACTGATATTAACCTCTACTTTATTCGGCAATCACATCCCCGTGGCTTAGGTGATGCAGTTTTAACGGCTAAAGCCTTCGTTGGGGACGAACCTTTTGTTGTCATGCTGGGTGATGATTTGATGGAAGACAAAGTACCATTGACGAAACAATTAATGGATAGCTATGATCAAACACACGCCTCAACCTTAGCTGTGATGAAGGTGCCGCATGATGATGTTTCGAAATATGGGGTTATTAATCCTGAAAGCGAAAAAGCGCCTGGCTTATACAATGTGAATAACTTTGTTGAAAAGCCAAGTCCCGAAGATGCGCCTAGTGATTTGGCGATTATTGGGCGTTACTTGTTAACTCCTGAAATTTTTGATGTCTTAGAACATCAAAAGCCAGGTAAGGGTAATGAAATCCAATTAACCGATGCTATTGATACGTTGAATAAAACGCAACGTGTCTTCGCCCATGAATTTAAAGGGACGCGTCATGATGTTGGCTACAAGTTTGGTTACTTAAAGACGACGATTGAATATGGGTTAACCCATCCCGATGTTAAGGATGATTTACGGGCCTATATTAAAGATTTGGGGACTAAGTTAACCAAAGCGGATGCTAATAAACCTGCTACGAAAAAAACTACGAAATAA
- the pstB gene encoding phosphate ABC transporter ATP-binding protein PstB, with the protein MADATMMTTDQRNIMKFDEKAHEIALSTQDLHVFYGKSEAISEGDLQFERYKISALIGPSGSGKSTYLRSLNRMNDRIATVKGQIMYRGLDINSNAIDVYEMRRHIGMVFQRPNPFAKSIYENIAFALRQRGMKNKQELDEVVERSLRQAAMWDQVKDDLNKSALALSGGQQQRLCIARAIAIKPDILLLDEPASALDPISTSQIEDTLLELKQNYTIIIVTHNMQQASRISDYTAFFNLGKVLEYAETGDVFTNPKVDLTNDYISGNFG; encoded by the coding sequence ATGGCAGATGCAACAATGATGACGACAGATCAACGAAATATTATGAAGTTCGATGAAAAAGCACATGAAATTGCACTTTCAACGCAAGATTTACACGTGTTCTATGGGAAGTCAGAAGCAATTTCAGAAGGTGACTTACAATTTGAACGGTATAAGATCAGTGCGCTGATCGGGCCATCTGGTTCAGGGAAATCAACCTATTTGCGGTCTTTGAATCGCATGAATGATCGAATTGCCACGGTTAAGGGCCAAATTATGTATCGAGGTCTAGACATTAATAGTAATGCGATTGATGTTTATGAGATGCGGCGCCATATTGGTATGGTTTTCCAGCGGCCTAATCCCTTTGCCAAATCAATTTATGAAAATATCGCCTTTGCATTACGACAACGTGGGATGAAGAACAAGCAAGAACTAGATGAAGTTGTCGAACGGTCTTTACGGCAGGCAGCCATGTGGGATCAAGTTAAGGATGATTTAAATAAGAGTGCTTTGGCGCTTTCTGGTGGGCAACAACAACGGTTGTGCATTGCCCGGGCAATTGCGATTAAGCCTGATATCTTATTGTTGGACGAACCGGCTAGTGCTTTGGATCCCATTTCAACGAGTCAGATTGAAGATACTTTGTTGGAGCTAAAGCAAAATTATACAATTATTATTGTGACTCATAATATGCAACAAGCGTCACGGATTAGTGACTACACGGCGTTCTTTAATCTCGGTAAAGTTTTGGAATATGCTGAAACGGGTGACGTTTTCACCAATCCAAAAGTTGATCTGACAAATGATTATATCTCTGGTAATTTTGGCTAG
- a CDS encoding PspC domain-containing protein, with amino-acid sequence MKTKTNRKLTKSNNRVVAGVLGGIAAYLQWNATVLRVLFVLLTIASHGFGILLYLVLMTIIPSQPKQSGFFDQMRQATGQSSQTTQQPQGRKEIHNVHEEDEPRHQD; translated from the coding sequence ATGAAGACTAAAACTAATCGTAAACTAACTAAATCTAACAATCGGGTCGTCGCCGGTGTCTTGGGTGGCATTGCCGCCTATCTACAGTGGAATGCTACCGTATTGCGTGTGTTATTTGTGTTACTGACAATTGCGTCACATGGTTTTGGGATTTTGTTGTACTTAGTCCTAATGACCATTATTCCCAGTCAGCCTAAGCAATCTGGCTTTTTTGATCAGATGCGCCAAGCTACAGGGCAGTCATCACAAACTACGCAGCAACCGCAAGGACGTAAAGAAATTCATAACGTCCATGAAGAAGATGAGCCGCGCCACCAAGATTAA
- the hprK gene encoding HPr(Ser) kinase/phosphatase, translating to MAESVTVADLVKNTRLDVYHGAKLLADKEITISDISRPGLALTGYFNYYPRERVQLLGKTETAYSKNMSHDERLMIFRKMCQLTTPAFVVSTGLPVPAELVQAGDENKVPILGTKMTSSRILSNMTNYLEGKLAERQSVHGVLVDIYGLGVLITGDSGVGKSETALELVKRGHRLIADDRVDVYQQDEQTLVGEAPKILNHLLEIRGIGIIDVMNLFGAGAVRQDTDIDLIVHLENWTPDKQFDRLGNGEASRKFFDVEVPEVSIPVKTGRNLAIIIEAAAMNFRAESMGYDATKVFDDNLNSLIKENSAHDSEKH from the coding sequence TTGGCAGAAAGTGTAACTGTTGCCGATTTAGTGAAAAATACCCGCTTGGATGTTTACCATGGCGCCAAGCTACTAGCAGATAAAGAAATTACAATTAGTGATATTTCACGACCTGGCTTAGCACTAACGGGCTACTTTAACTACTACCCGCGTGAACGGGTACAATTGTTAGGAAAAACTGAAACCGCTTATTCAAAGAATATGAGCCACGATGAACGGTTAATGATTTTTCGGAAGATGTGTCAATTAACGACGCCAGCTTTTGTGGTTTCTACGGGATTACCCGTACCCGCTGAGCTTGTTCAGGCTGGTGATGAGAACAAGGTACCAATCTTAGGGACTAAGATGACTTCTTCGCGAATTTTAAGTAATATGACCAATTACTTGGAAGGTAAATTAGCTGAACGCCAATCAGTTCATGGTGTTTTAGTCGACATTTATGGGCTAGGGGTTTTAATTACTGGTGATTCAGGGGTCGGGAAAAGTGAAACGGCTTTGGAACTCGTCAAACGGGGGCATCGCTTGATTGCGGATGATCGAGTGGATGTTTATCAACAAGATGAACAAACCCTAGTTGGGGAAGCACCTAAGATTTTAAACCATCTTCTTGAGATTCGTGGGATTGGGATTATTGACGTGATGAACTTGTTCGGTGCCGGAGCAGTCCGCCAAGATACTGATATTGATTTAATTGTTCACTTAGAGAATTGGACGCCAGATAAGCAATTTGATAGACTAGGAAATGGCGAAGCATCGCGTAAGTTTTTTGATGTTGAAGTGCCGGAAGTGTCTATTCCGGTTAAAACTGGGCGTAACTTAGCCATTATTATTGAAGCAGCTGCGATGAACTTTCGGGCTGAAAGCATGGGTTATGATGCGACTAAGGTGTTTGATGACAATTTGAATTCCTTAATCAAAGAAAATTCAGCCCATGATTCTGAAAAGCATTAA
- a CDS encoding NAD(P)H-dependent glycerol-3-phosphate dehydrogenase, with amino-acid sequence MTEKVAVLGAGSWGSILANLLDENGNEVRLWSNSAAQAAELNDQHTNERYVHGFHYSESLTAYTDLKAALDGVAVILFVVPTKAIRSVAQQVTAVLQATGQRPIIVHASKGLELETHKRLSQVLAEEIPANLRQAIVVLSGPSHAEEVAKRDITLITAASANDAAAKLVQQLFMNDYFRIYTNHDVIGVELGAALKNIIALGAGALHGLGYGDDAKAALMTRGLAEISRLGVALGAEPLTFIGLSGVGDLIVTATSVHSRNWRAGNELGAGQDLKTVVATMGMVIEGIPSTKAAYELAQQQQIEMPITEAIYDVLYNGADIKQVIPQLMQREGKPEIQ; translated from the coding sequence ATGACAGAAAAAGTTGCCGTTCTAGGTGCTGGCTCATGGGGCAGTATTTTGGCGAACTTATTAGATGAGAATGGAAATGAGGTACGGCTCTGGTCTAACTCGGCTGCGCAAGCAGCTGAACTAAATGATCAGCATACGAATGAACGCTATGTCCATGGTTTTCATTATTCGGAGTCGTTAACGGCTTATACGGATTTGAAGGCGGCGTTAGATGGGGTTGCGGTGATTCTGTTCGTCGTACCAACCAAGGCCATCCGCAGTGTGGCACAACAAGTCACAGCGGTGTTACAAGCAACTGGGCAACGGCCGATCATTGTTCACGCTAGCAAAGGCTTAGAATTAGAGACTCATAAGCGGTTGTCACAAGTATTGGCAGAAGAAATTCCAGCCAATCTTCGGCAAGCAATTGTGGTATTATCTGGTCCTAGTCATGCGGAAGAAGTTGCTAAACGTGATATCACGTTAATTACAGCGGCAAGCGCCAACGATGCGGCTGCTAAGCTGGTACAGCAACTCTTTATGAATGACTATTTCCGAATCTATACGAACCACGATGTGATTGGGGTTGAATTAGGCGCTGCCCTGAAAAACATTATTGCATTAGGTGCCGGTGCGTTACATGGCTTGGGCTATGGTGATGATGCCAAAGCTGCTTTGATGACACGTGGATTGGCTGAAATTAGCCGCTTGGGTGTAGCATTAGGGGCTGAACCGTTAACTTTTATTGGGTTATCGGGTGTTGGTGACTTAATTGTAACTGCTACAAGTGTGCATTCACGTAATTGGCGGGCCGGTAATGAACTTGGCGCTGGTCAAGATTTGAAGACGGTCGTTGCAACTATGGGAATGGTGATTGAAGGAATTCCATCTACCAAGGCAGCTTATGAATTAGCCCAACAACAGCAGATTGAAATGCCAATCACCGAAGCCATCTATGATGTTTTGTATAATGGCGCCGATATTAAGCAAGTTATTCCTCAATTAATGCAACGTGAGGGGAAACCTGAAATTCAATAG
- the pstB gene encoding phosphate ABC transporter ATP-binding protein PstB yields the protein MSTILKTENLSLFYGKKEALKSVNLSFETKGITALIGPSGCGKSTFLRCLNRMNDLIPNVTITGEVVFNQANIYAPTTDTVQLRKEIGMVFQQPNPFPFSIYENVVYGLRLAGVRDKETLDAAVEKSLKQAAIWDEVKDRLHVNALSLSGGQQQRICIARVLAVEPAIILLDEATSALDPVSSHMIETTLLNLRHDYTIITVTHNMQQASRISDRTAFFLNGELIEVNDTKQIFMNPVKQATNDYISGRFG from the coding sequence ATGAGTACAATTTTAAAGACAGAAAATTTATCACTTTTTTATGGCAAGAAAGAGGCGTTGAAGAGCGTTAACCTTAGTTTTGAAACCAAAGGGATTACAGCTTTAATCGGACCATCAGGATGTGGTAAATCAACGTTTTTACGGTGCTTGAATCGGATGAATGACTTAATTCCTAATGTGACGATTACTGGTGAGGTGGTCTTTAATCAGGCGAATATTTATGCGCCGACGACGGATACGGTCCAATTAAGAAAAGAAATCGGGATGGTTTTCCAACAGCCTAATCCCTTTCCCTTTTCAATTTACGAGAATGTTGTTTATGGCTTACGTTTGGCCGGGGTTCGAGATAAGGAAACGTTAGATGCCGCCGTTGAAAAAAGCTTGAAACAAGCGGCAATTTGGGATGAAGTCAAAGATCGCTTACATGTCAATGCGCTATCCCTATCAGGTGGTCAACAGCAACGGATTTGTATCGCACGAGTGCTGGCGGTTGAACCAGCAATTATTCTTTTGGATGAAGCTACCAGTGCGTTGGACCCAGTTTCAAGCCATATGATTGAAACAACCCTATTGAATTTACGGCATGATTACACTATCATAACTGTTACGCATAATATGCAACAGGCATCACGAATTTCTGATCGGACCGCTTTTTTCTTGAACGGTGAGTTAATTGAGGTAAATGATACGAAACAGATTTTCATGAATCCAGTTAAGCAAGCAACCAATGACTATATTTCAGGCCGATTTGGTTAG
- a CDS encoding EAL domain-containing protein, with amino-acid sequence MYRYFIQPQLNKFNNSLIGYEMLIRYRETEADRWTLPANFEAIPIDVQIDLLKATASELSLKIGSVSINFNRKQFLTPAIAAAVIDAQAKLFPVKVIVEVTEEPDEEAYSLADMQKQIELIKAHGLEFSLDDVGTGINVFDHIKPLLGYAEEIKFAMQNFRKEERTDEIPAQLKFWNNVALEHDARLILEGVEDDAEDQLADNLNIPLRQGYYYGKPHLFKLKSDR; translated from the coding sequence ATGTATCGCTATTTTATTCAACCACAATTAAATAAATTCAATAATTCTTTGATTGGTTACGAAATGCTTATTCGTTACCGTGAAACCGAAGCAGATCGTTGGACACTACCAGCAAACTTTGAAGCCATTCCAATTGATGTGCAAATTGATTTATTGAAGGCAACCGCTAGTGAGTTGTCTTTGAAGATTGGATCAGTTTCTATTAATTTCAACCGTAAGCAATTTTTAACACCTGCGATTGCGGCCGCCGTAATTGACGCCCAAGCTAAATTGTTTCCGGTTAAAGTGATTGTTGAAGTAACTGAAGAACCTGATGAAGAGGCCTATTCACTAGCTGATATGCAAAAGCAAATTGAATTAATCAAAGCACATGGGTTAGAGTTTAGCCTAGATGACGTTGGTACTGGGATTAACGTCTTTGACCATATTAAGCCATTGCTTGGTTACGCTGAAGAAATTAAATTTGCCATGCAAAACTTCCGTAAAGAAGAGCGAACTGATGAAATTCCAGCACAACTAAAGTTCTGGAATAATGTTGCCTTAGAACATGATGCCCGTCTAATTCTTGAAGGGGTCGAAGATGACGCTGAGGATCAATTGGCGGATAATTTAAATATTCCACTTCGCCAAGGGTATTATTACGGCAAGCCACATCTTTTCAAGCTTAAATCTGACCGTTAA
- a CDS encoding glycosyltransferase, producing MLDGFLFVAIVAIWGILVINVILTIAGYANYLQKNRQPAPELPAEVPFVSIMVPAHNEGIVIVKTLQALLNFDYPHDRYEIIIINDNSDDNSAELLAQTQRLYPKRHLKVINTDQITGGKGKSNALNIGLKQARGSLISIYDADNTPQVSALRYLVAELMGDPQLAAVIGKFRTRNKNASLLTRFINIETLSFQWMAQAGREKLFKLCTIPGTNYVIRRDILEKIGGWDVKALAEDTEISFRIYRMGYRIRFQPLAVTWEQEPQTLDVWFHQRTRWVKGNIYVILKNAKLLFTKTGRPIRFDLLYFLSIYFLLMTSLILSDTMFVLSVAGVAHSDLVGFSNGLWLMAVLTFVISTFVTITTEKGEMTFANLMIIIFMYLVYSQMWLAVATYGMVGYVREQVFHQQAKWYKTKRYQ from the coding sequence ATGTTAGATGGATTTTTATTTGTCGCGATTGTGGCCATTTGGGGAATTTTAGTCATCAATGTCATTTTAACGATTGCCGGTTATGCTAATTACTTACAAAAAAATCGGCAACCAGCGCCAGAACTACCGGCTGAGGTTCCTTTTGTTTCGATTATGGTGCCTGCGCATAACGAGGGCATCGTGATTGTCAAAACACTCCAAGCCTTGTTGAATTTTGATTACCCACATGATCGCTACGAGATCATTATTATAAATGATAATTCAGACGATAATTCAGCGGAATTATTGGCTCAAACCCAGCGATTGTATCCTAAAAGGCATCTAAAAGTGATTAATACGGATCAGATTACTGGCGGGAAGGGTAAGTCGAATGCGTTGAACATCGGCTTAAAACAGGCTCGTGGGTCGTTGATTTCCATTTATGATGCGGATAACACGCCACAAGTCAGTGCGTTACGCTATCTGGTGGCAGAATTAATGGGTGATCCACAGCTGGCGGCGGTGATTGGTAAATTTCGCACGCGTAATAAGAATGCGTCCTTGTTAACACGATTTATTAACATTGAAACGCTCTCATTTCAATGGATGGCACAGGCGGGACGAGAAAAGTTATTCAAGTTATGTACGATTCCTGGGACGAATTACGTCATCCGGCGTGATATTCTAGAAAAAATTGGTGGCTGGGATGTGAAAGCGTTAGCCGAAGATACTGAAATCAGCTTTCGTATTTATCGGATGGGTTACCGTATCCGGTTTCAGCCCTTAGCCGTGACTTGGGAGCAAGAACCGCAAACGTTAGATGTCTGGTTTCATCAGCGGACTCGCTGGGTGAAAGGCAATATTTATGTGATTCTAAAAAATGCTAAATTATTGTTTACTAAAACCGGCCGACCGATTCGGTTTGATTTACTTTACTTCTTATCAATTTATTTCTTATTAATGACGTCATTAATTTTATCAGATACGATGTTTGTGTTATCAGTTGCAGGGGTCGCACATTCTGATTTAGTCGGTTTTAGTAATGGGTTATGGTTAATGGCAGTGCTCACTTTTGTGATCAGTACCTTTGTGACGATTACAACGGAAAAAGGCGAAATGACGTTTGCTAATTTGATGATCATTATCTTTATGTATCTTGTTTATAGTCAGATGTGGTTAGCCGTAGCAACCTATGGGATGGTGGGATATGTTCGTGAGCAAGTTTTTCATCAACAAGCAAAATGGTACAAAACCAAACGGTATCAGTAA
- the lgt gene encoding prolipoprotein diacylglyceryl transferase yields MKLVLGALNPIALRLGPIEVHWYGVFIASAVIIAVTLAVREGLRRGIRPDDIYDMILWALPFTLIAARLYYVGFQWSYYSQNPGEIIRIWDGGIAIYGGLIGAAIVVILFCRSRFVPVWLMLDVAAPTVIMGQGIGRWGNFMNQEAFGRVTSLSFLQGLHLPQWLISQMYINGAYRQPTFLYESVWDLLGFVVLMTTRHKKGLYKQGEVFLTYVAWYSFGRFFTEGMRTDSLMLFGVIRISQALSVVLFIGSLTLIIWRRRRLTENRWYLDGSGQKIATENK; encoded by the coding sequence GTGAAACTCGTCTTGGGGGCGTTAAACCCGATTGCGTTAAGATTAGGGCCAATTGAGGTTCATTGGTATGGCGTATTTATTGCAAGTGCCGTTATTATTGCGGTGACTTTGGCCGTGCGCGAAGGTCTGCGGCGTGGTATTCGACCAGATGATATTTACGATATGATTTTATGGGCGTTACCGTTTACTTTGATTGCGGCTCGATTATATTATGTTGGGTTTCAATGGTCCTATTATAGCCAAAATCCAGGTGAAATTATCCGAATCTGGGATGGCGGTATTGCCATTTATGGCGGCTTAATTGGTGCGGCAATTGTGGTGATTCTATTTTGCCGATCACGGTTTGTCCCCGTTTGGTTAATGTTAGATGTTGCGGCACCAACTGTCATTATGGGCCAAGGAATTGGTCGCTGGGGTAATTTCATGAACCAGGAAGCTTTTGGCCGGGTGACTAGTCTTAGCTTTCTACAAGGGTTACATTTACCGCAGTGGTTGATTTCTCAAATGTATATCAACGGTGCGTATCGGCAACCGACGTTTTTATATGAGTCGGTTTGGGATTTACTCGGATTCGTCGTATTAATGACGACGCGACATAAAAAAGGACTTTACAAACAAGGTGAAGTCTTCTTGACCTATGTTGCCTGGTATTCATTTGGACGCTTCTTTACAGAAGGGATGCGGACAGATTCTTTAATGTTATTTGGCGTCATCCGTATTTCACAGGCCTTATCCGTGGTATTATTTATTGGTAGTTTGACTTTGATTATTTGGCGTCGACGCCGATTAACCGAGAATCGTTGGTACCTTGATGGTTCTGGTCAAAAAATTGCCACCGAAAATAAGTAG